TCTAATGTCCAGAATTGAACCAAAGGCTATCAGCAGCTAGGGGGGATTTTTATTGAATGTGCTTGCGTAGATTTGTTAAGTTGAGTTTGTCAGGTTTAGATGCCATCTATTATGTTAGAATCAAGAAGGTGCATTCAAAGATTGCAGAATCGAGGTATTTGTTTGTTAGGAATATTCCTGTTCGACTTGGATTTTTTCAATGAAATTGGTTTAAGGAAGTTAGTTCTTTTGTGTGTGTGCTTATTTGTTATGTTTGACATGCCATCTATGCCATTTGGACTTTGGCGTTAGTCTGAAACagttcttttaattaattatcattcaGTGTTTTGcagtttttaatttgttgtgttGCTTCTTTGACATTGAATTTCTGCGCTTTAGCCATTGTATTTCTGATAATGCATAACCTGTTTCAACTGTTTCAATATTGATATTATCATTGCTCCCATGTCTTTGGATTGAAGGAACATGGCTAATTTATTGTGTCTAAGCAATGTGGCTACTGTTCTTTATGTAGTTATCCAAGTAGTGGTTTGCTATCTAAGAGGAGAAACTAGTTTTGGTAATATGCACATAAGGTTAGGCGCAACAGATTATACTGGGTTTGGTCTTTTGATTCTGCAGGTTTTCAGGAATTATACTTTCTTATTCTGCTGTCAGTTTTTCTATTAGAACACTCTCCATCATATGGCCATGTTCTACCTTTCCATGGCCAACAGTTTTCTGGAattctatcttctttttttagttattattagaaacgttgaaattaaatttgctcCTTGGTTGTTTGTTTGGTAAATGGTTATCTTTTAGAACTATGGCAAGAAAGAagctaataaaataagaaagtaaagaagcaTACCATTTTTTGTCTGTGTTTCTGTCACTTGTGTTTAGATGTTTTTCTCTTGTTCTGATTTTAGCTTGCAAGTTTTTCAAGTGACCATGATCTGTTTATAACTTAAATTGATGTCTAGTTGACTTTTAGGTCATTGAAAATCATTTCAAGTTGATAACATAAACAGTAAAAGTATTTGAATATCAGTTCTCTAGAGTAATattctttgttttgaaaattgcaatttctttcttctcattgtttcctttttctttttggccAATACTTCTAATATGGACAGGCGAGGAAGATGCATTGTGCCCCTCAAGAGATAGGCAATGATAGTCCAAAAGTTTCAGAAGCAAGAAAGGATTCCATATCAACCGTATATCAACAGCAAAATAAACTCACATCTTTAGAGGTCACAATAAATTCCAGTCCTTTTTTTTACATGACTTTTTAATTGAGTTTGGAAAGGAAGTTGGTCCTTACCTCTATTTTTTCCTCTTTAAATGTAATTCTTTTGTTCAGGATTGTCAAGAATCTTCTCTTTTAAAGATTAACACTGATAGtaggtaatatatttttatgactgtagcatttctttcattatcttttgttcttttggtAACATGAATCTATAATTAATTTGCATGTTTCTTTTGTTGAAATTGTTGGCCGATTGATATAACATGTATTCCTAGCCTTCTAGCATATTCTTTAGAAGTGTATTATTCCTTGTAGAATGGTTCTAAGGCTTATACCAAAAGCTGGTAGTGTTATTGATTCTGTGCATGGTGGGAGGGAACATAAGTCCATGATGGTATTTTCATAATGATGTTTCTCACTTCATTCTACATCTTCTTGGTATCCTTGTTTTTTCATTATTCTACTATTTCCTAATTTTGTATCATCAATTGAGGAAATAGGGttggaaaaaattgtttcacaGTTTTTTATCTATGGCAAAAACTTCAAAGAGGTGATCTGGTCTTTCTTTGCGGTGATTGAGGGTTATAAAAGACACAAGACAAATAGCACATTTATTTTGaatgtaacaattttttttttaatttcttcacaATTTTGAAGCTTTTAAGCCTCTAAATGGCAGCATGACTCAAATATATTTTGCCATTGTTATGTTGCTCCCTTACTCTTTTATTtagttgtttatgtttttttgtattCAGAAGACACTTGAAACTTGGAAGTGATAATGGTTATGTTCTGCTTATTATTGATCAGGTGTGCAATCCTTCCAATCTTTAGCTTCGAGCCTGATGGAACCTGGAGAATTGTTGCCCTACCAGTGCAGTGTCAAAATCACATTAACTTAGCTTCTGGTGTAAATATGGATGGTCTGCAACTCCTTTTCCCTCCACCTCTCAATAGGTTGAAGATTGATCAATGTAAGGGGCCTAGAGTACCTCTTCCTCCCTATGCTTATTCAGCTAAATCATGTACTAAAAAAGGCTTTACTGGCTCAAATGTGCATCGTCGATGTCAAAACAAGATTGCTAACAGAGTTTCTAAACTGAATGAACTCCCCGACAATTCTTGTTCTCAAAGTTCATTAGTCAGTGGCCCTGGCTTGTTCCCTGGTAGTTCTGCTGCACTTAATTCATCTGATAAGTACACAAGTCATTCCAAGGAAGATGACAAGTCTTTGAAGAAAAACTCAAGAAAAAGGGCAAGAAAGAAAGTTAAACAGAGTAAGAAGAAGTCAAGTGACAGTGGCTCTCCTGAACGTGAAGTTCTTACTGAGGAATATGTCTCTGTAAGTTTGACTTCTGAGACCTGCAGCAGCAATGATGTGGATAAGGAGGATGTGGGAGAATTTTCAACTTCTGATGATAGGTTAATAAAATCTGATTGTGAAAGGAATTGCAACATCAATATTATGGAAGCACCTAATAGTTGCAACTCTTATCTTAATCAGGGCATGTCAAAAGCTACTGAACCTATTGTTCAAAGTTCTGCCAGAGAATGTGCCACATTTGAACCCAAGAATCAGCTCCAAGATGAGGGCCCTGATTTTGAAGTCATTGATAGAGGAATAAAGGACATCCAACACATGGAGCCATGCTGTTTTAATGATGTACATGACTCTTTGGTGCTGGATTCAGTTTCAGGTGGTTTCAGAAGTGATGAAAGTATAAATGCTAATGATACAGGAAAGCCGTCCAACAAGGCAAATTGCACAATCACTTCAGATTCAGGAGATGGATATTCTCTTGGTCAAAACTTAACGAATGGTATTCACAATAACTGTGAACATAATGAGGGGATTTGGCATGGTGGTCAAAATTGCATCAGTAATGATAAGAGAGTTAAGCAGAAGAGAACAATGTCGAAGAGTTCAGATCTAAACAAATTTGGGGGTGCTGGAATTTTGCATGGTCGAAAAGGGAAGGAAAATAGTCATTCTGTATGGCAAAAGGTTCAGAAGAACAGTTCTGATGATGGTAGTGGTGACTTGAAGAAAGTAAACACAACTTCATCACAATTTGCTTCTACTCTAGAAAAGGATCCTTCAGTTATCAAAGAATGTAATTCTGTTAGTGTAAATGGTGTATCAAAAACTGAAGATAAGAaacacttgaaaaataaaattggtagGAAATCAAAAGCTAAAGTGGAGTCAGGTGCAAAAACGGGCCTCGACAATTATTCCTGGAAGAGTTTCCAATTTAACGGGTCTTTGTCTAATGATCATGGGAAGGCTAGTTTTCAACAGAATGACATGTTGCATATCTCTTCTCAGGAAATTGATCAACAAGGATTGAACACTGTCTCTGGATTTTCTGATATTAATTGCCTTATGGATGGGGTCCAGACCAATGGAGTTGAACAGGTAACATCTGAAATAGGTCACAGTGCAGAGTTTCATCTGGAGGAGTCAGGTCCACAAAAAAGTGCCAGCAATATAATTGCAAAGACAAACAATGAAAATATAGATAGTCAGGATAGCTCATTCATAATGCCAGGTGAGTAcatcaatcaatcaaatatgTCTGAGGAGCTGTCTCCAGATTCTTGTAATCTTGAAGGTGATGAGGTTGGTCAAAATGAGAAAGAAGTTTCTTCTGCAGACTACAATGCACAAAACCACAGTTCTGGAACTACCCTATGGAAATGGATACCAGTTGGGAAAAAAGATAGAGGGTTGGAAAAATCTGAATCAAATAGTGCACCACCAGAAAATTCTGATGCATCCTCTCGTAACAATTCTAACTCTGAAAGCAGTGTTGAACCAGAAGTGGCCTCTTCTGAAAATCCGGATTCACTAAATGCAAGCAGAGCATGCAACGGCCAGATTTACGACAAAGTGTCTTGTCTAGATGAGGGTGAGAACCACAAAATGGGTAGTCAGGTTGCACGTACATTGACAGAGCACAGGGACAAGCATGAAGCTGCTAATCACATGTTTTATGAATGTGAAAATCAAGATATGTTAGAAAATTATTCTTACAGAATAGCTCAAGCTGTGAATGATGCCTGTAAGGCACAACTGGCTTGTGAAGCAGTACACATGGCTACAGGTGGTCCAGTTGCAGAGTTTGAAAGACTACTACATTTTTGTAGTCCTGTTATTTGTAAGTCACTCAGTTCACACAGTTGTTCGGCCTGCTCACACAACCATGGTGGTGGTGCCTCACTGTGCAGACATGAGATCCCTGACCTATCTTTGGGATGCCTGTGGCAGTGGTATGAGAAACATGGGAGCTATGGGTTAGAGATAAGGGCTCAGGGTCATGAAAATCCGAAGAGACAAGGAGGTGTTGCTGATTTTCCATTCCGTGCCTATTTTGTCCCTTCTTTATCAGCAGTTCAGCTGTTTAAGAACCATGAAAATTTATGTGTAAATAACGGTGACAGGCTCCCAAATTCTGAGGTTTCAGAGGCATGTGAAATGGTTGACATTTCAGCAAACTCATCTACTGCCAGTCAACATTCAATATTTTCTGTTCTCTTTCCTCAGCCTCGCAATCAGGACAAAAGCAGTCAAACACCAAAGGAGACGGCTTCTATCAATAATGCATCTATTCCGTCTATCAACTCAACCTGCTCTGGTGATTTAGAACttctttttgaatattttgaatttgagcAACCTCAACAAAGACAACCTCTTTATGAGAAGTAAGATTCTTCATCTCTTTATTCCTGTCATTAAACACAGTGGTTTTCAATGTATCTATCAGTCTTCAATTTTTTAGGATAGTGCTTCTCATTTCAATCTTAAAATGATTATATGATACTGAATAATTTTAATCAGATCATCAAAATTTATGCCATTATACTCTGTAGGAATTAGGAGGAGGGGGAGGGCAGTTGAATAGATGACTTACATGAGAGAAAatgttttcacctttttttttctgtctatAGAGTCATAGATGTTTTGCCATTATAAGAAGCAGGTTTGTTAGTTGAACACATGCATGATTTGATTTTGGTCTTCTTACAGGATACAAGAACTGGTTAGAGGCCATATACCAATTGAATCTTCAACTTATGGGGACCCAACAAAACTGGATTCAATTAACCTACGAGATCTTCACCCTAGATCTTGGTAAGTGATCTACATGTCAATTATGTTTTTcgtgaaaaagaaaatgtgattGTATCTGCCTTAAGATCAAATAACCAGAAATAAGCATTATCTTGACTTAATTTCGAGTGATATTTCAAATGGTAGTAGCACTAAGACCACCTGATTTCCAGGTTCTCAGTTGCATGGTATCCTATTTACCGCATACCAGATGGCAACTTTCGTGCATCTTTTTTGACTTACCATTCACTTGGACATTTGGTTCGTAGAAGAACTTCAGATTTGTCAACTGTAGGTTCTTGCATAGTATCTCCAACTGTGGGGCTTCAAAGCTACAATGCCCAGGTATGAGTTTTCTTGCTTATTATTCATCCATGCATTGAGATGAACCTTTCAATTGGTCAACCAAAACCTTTCGAGACGAGTCAATTGCATATAATATTTTGACTCGTTTACATTATTCTGTTTATGTGGCTGATTTCAAGATAATTGGaaattttattagtatattcaATCATGTAAATCACTGTTTATTTGGAGGCAGTCTTTGCCAGGGGTGGGggaaattaataatgtaaaaggtGAATCTTCTAATCCCCACCAGTGGTGAAAAGATGAACTTTTGCAGTTTGCTAAAAGAGAAGACAAGGGAGAAGTTATTTACATTGGGAATATAATTGGAAGATGTTGGTGGAAGTATGTTGTTGAATGAAGTTGTTCAAATTATACTTAGTTTGTTTGCTCTGATTATGGCTCTGTTTAGATaaacttttcaataaaaaaCCTACAgacaggaaaagaaaataagataaaatggaCTAAACTgttttcataagttaaaatcaatttatggcCTCAACTTTTATAACAGTTCTCTCATTTAACTTCAGAGACTGAGATGCataaattgatttatatttatggaaataagtttgatttattttgcttttttttttcttcttctataaatGTTTATGTAGAAAAGTTTATTCAAACAGAACATATTAAGAAGTTTAAAATACCATCCATCTAATTTGGTTTGCTATTATTTTTACACGAGTAAGTTTTTAggtgaaagaaagaaggtcATTATATTATGTCTTCAAACCATTGTGATTGTAATAACGCTTCATTACAAGTCACTGATTTCCTTGCAAGGAAACTTTTGATAGGTAATGTACATATTATTTTAGTCTTACTAACAATTAAGCACTTGATGTGATATGAAAAGGGTGAATGCTGGTTCCAGCTGAAGCATTCTGCACCTGCAGCAGAAATGGTGAACTTAGAACCTTCTTTACTTCTTAAAGAGCGTTTGAGGACACTTGAGGAAACAGCATCTCTCATGGCAAGAGCTGTGGTCAACAAGGGGAACCTAACCTGTACAAACAGACACCCTGATTATGAGTTTTTCTTGTCTAGGCGACGGTATTGAATACTGATACCTCAAAATTTGCACCATTAATAATCACCATGAGTAGGCCAGCTGCTAGTTACAACTTACAAATGAATGATTTTGGCTACATTCATCACATAGGATATTACCCCAAGTAGGATCTAAGTGTGATTGATGGTGTTGGATGTGTCTTTTAGGCCCTAGTTTCAACATAAATTCGTTTGTACATACATAGTTTTGTGCAGTaccatttttggttttttcagttctcacttttaattttgcttCTTGTTAGAGAGCAATAAATTTGTAGCGCTGATGTGAGAGATTATGATTCTTGTTTTTCATAGCTTGAATTTAGTGAATGCTGCCATAAGTGCGTTCATGGTTCATACAAGGTTTTGCTTTTAATGCATTCATACTTAATGTCCAACTTGCTCTTCTcccatttaaaaatataattgaatcaATCCttgattccaagagaacttttTATGATAGATATGTCATCTATTTAACAAAACAATCTATCTGTTTTACTCTATTGAACTTGAAAGGTAATGCCATCGCATTAACCCATCAACTGCACTCTATAAGCACAATTTTGTCACATCAACAAAACTATTTATGTATCATTTTAAGTCTTTACGCGTCTTTtgttttactaattttaatctctttcattaaatattaaacagGCCTCATTCATAGATAACCACtacattatttataaatttcctAACACTTGCTTTATTTTCCTCTAAGTGACTAATACTATTTAACCTCTCTCGTATGTCTTTTACATTGTTTATTGAagctaaatttcataatttgctATACAACTTCAtgcatttatgtttttttaaattctttttgtttcattttttataatttaagtgagtattgtttatttttctcaaacgatgatattatatatagttaaagatattttttgcaTATTAATTATACTAGTCATTCCACATACctctatcttttttatttaagttattaatagtagtaaaaaaaattagcatcCCCGAGTGAGGTCATTCATGGCTATAAACCTAGTTTGTTATCACTGAGCACCTGAAGcagttattttagtttaattactaattttttgaGTTTAAATCTTCAATATACAATTATGTTTACTAATCCTATCCGATATGAGTAAGATTAGCTTATGTGTTAGATACCTATGATCTCTATCTTATATGTTAGACTATAGtacacttattattattattattattcatctcCTTAAATAAATCCCGACTTAAGCGTCAGAACTTGTTTGCATATATTTATTCCCACACTTTGTCGCATGGAATTACCTGAAGAACAATTATGTTATTGTTTGTGAAGGATCTGATTAGCTGAAGAAGTTCAACATGACAAAaggaaattatttaattttaacttttaaggtcTAGTAGACTTAGACTtacataatgattttttttttatataaaaaacagaatgaatttcttttatttaaaggaCTCATTACCATGTCAACTCATTCATATTGTCACGTTGACATAAACAGTCAATTGAAATCTCATATTagtattttctatttctattaaatattgaatgtgaagttaataaataaactaaatttgaacaaataaaatattaggaGATCAAATTTAAGGGGGGAAATGGAGAGACTAAATTTGTGAAATTGGGaaagaaaaaacacacacaattaaatctattttaagatcattgttatttaattcttcaagaaataattgttatttaggAATGTAAGTACAAATTAAATGCCattgatatacaaattttaagGAAATATAACTATACTCgattaaattaactttttgttCTATTGATATTCTCTTATATAATTATGCGCAAATATCAAaaggatataatttttaaaaacggCAATAAAtagattcaaaataaaatatttaaaagaagaattattttaaaacaaaagaagaaattaattcAGGTTATTTACTTATCTTGATGTtacttttgttaaaataatgcAAAATCCAACAAATGAGGAGTTTCTGGGTGAAATTAGGGTATAGCGTGAGCTTGACGCACATGGAATCGTCGTTATCAAagttaaattaatgataaacaaTAGACACACGTCATAACCTAAGGATTCTTTCtactcagcaaaaaaaaaaaaataaccctaAGGATTCTTCTTTCATGTCATTATCTAACTTTCACGTGACTGCACTATTGGatgaaacttttttaataaagttattatgtgatttttgtatctctaaaatattattaattctttcaaaagttgtgtgttctttaaaaatatttaattatcataaagttttcactttttatttatcaattaaaaaccCAAAAACAATAGCacctatatttttatatttattgaacACTGTTCTTTTAGGTAAATCTAAAATATCTTTTGACTAACCCTAGAGATTAATCTCTCGAAACAATGTTTATTGGTCAATTTTATTCGTCTAATTAAGTGACATCTGATAAGGAGAGCTTAATTTTATTCCAATTGAGTTGTGACAAGAAGCTTTGTTTTTATACATTCAGTgtcatattaaaatatttttatatttgtcaaAAGGAATGCTTGCAATATATTCTGTTTTGTAAAGAAGTAAggaaatttattaaattgtgaGTGAACCAAACATTTCGTAAAATTCACGTTAATTAtatctaatattaaaaaataagttagaaatatattaatatttttcttgtcaAAGTATAGTAGATCTTCTCGGTGCTAGTGattttgattaatataatttaacaatctatccaaaatatgaatatgtctatatattaaagtaaatataatttataacacCAGAGTTTTACAACATGgccctcttaagttattttttatttttttattaaggctacttcttaattaataagtacaaattaattcttttaatgcGTAAAGAACAcgaattaattttatcttttcttataaAGTCTTGTTAGGCCTACAATCaataatttaatcttaactaatatatttcaaatttttaattatttgtcaattatgtaaaattttattgataatttaattatataaatgtatataaatatatcaacTATTTATATCGCAATCAAATGCTTAATTCGCATTCGCAAGAAAGGTGGACAATTATAGATAATTCATATCGAGTTTTATCACTATTTCACTGTTCATAGTGTTTGGTTAGAGAAAAATGATAAGAAAGAAAGGGGAGGAAAGATATTTTAGATAGCTtttgttgtttgatttaattttttttaaaaaaaaatgatgaaagagGAATGGTAGGGAGCAAAATCTCTCATCCGATTTTAGCTCATTCCAAATTTTCCCTACAAAATTGGAGAAAtttgaagagaagaaaaaggatatttaaaaattttaattataaagattaaaatatctttatttatattttgaaatttaaaattataaagatacaaatataatttaatttttcaaattatttcctTCCCCTTATGaatcaaacagaaaaaaaaaacttatctatCCTTCACTCCATTAAAACCCACCACTCTCCtctttttaaccaaaaaaaataccGTTGTCCCCCTTAAACTTAGTTTGCCCAAAACacctctttttatctttttggtttAGACGCATAGGAATTTATGTGGCCAAGATTTTAACGGGTAAGCAAACATGTATTAAGCTATAATAACTTCCACACATTAGTTTGAACTCTTTTGCACAATATCTCATTTTAAATACGCATACAATTTAAATACaactaaataaatatgtttaataatattttttaatcaaaattaacgattcattttaatcaatttagctgtcaaaataaagtaaaaaatattgtgacaaaatattttttttaattaaaaacaactcCAACAGCATTATACTAATAACTAAGATTTTTCATTGTCACACGTCTCAATGTAGTTCCATTCAATCTCAAATTCCACAAAGAAACTTTTGTTGCCTTCAATTCCAAGACGGTGATAATGAGGTCGCcataataaatacattttttttttggataagtagcaaaactatttttaattagagtgtcacaaaatatttgttttcatagaaccataataaaatatttcgtGGTCAAtgtttcttttggtttttttagaGATGTTTCTTTTGAGTTAAACATTGTTATAAATGTATCTTattatttaggatgaaaattgtcataattttttttaaatgttagttatttgtttttgttagaaTATTAGTGAGAGATTTGAATAATTGAACCATGACCCCTTTCCTTTTTCCTCCAACCATTAAACAAATTTTGTAActcttaaatattattataaatatgtcTCGCAGATTCCACAGTCAGGAATTCAGGATGAAAATGACATTCTTTTTTCCCAATTGAGAGATAAAagtgtatattttaatttatcggATCAAAGAAAATTTGATACATGAAGgaaattgattataaattttttgttaattaatatttttttcaatgtgACCACatgcaacaaaacaaaattaagttaaagaaataaattaatttcaaatcatGACGTGTTAAGATGCAAGACATGCTTGACCATATAAACACCAGATTATTAGAGACAAAAGTGTAATCCATGTTTACAGCTCTTACAAACACTACGAAAATAGTGagatagaaaaacaaaacaagtcaATATCATGTTAGAACAGTAACGattccttatttaattattagttgCTTAAGATCAAATCTTACCCATCACatcttatattttctaatatgcattattggttctcaacttatttgtttattccataaagaaattatttgtttatagaTTCCTTGATTTCATTTCTATTAATTAGAAGATCAGCATGACAGCATTCCGATGTGATCTAAAAATGATCTTGTATAGGAACACGATTTTTTTTGCAGAAACTATGTTCTGTATTCTTATTATCATCATTGTCAACGATGTGTGAACTACCAACAAAAACTagcaaatgaaagaaaaggtTTCAGACATTGTTTCCGGGGTCTAATTATGCAAAATAATATAACACATCAGATATAGACTTATACCTAGaaggaaataaatttatttataacataacaaTAACAATCAAATACAAAGATCAGTACCATTCACCATCAATAGCCAGCTGTATTTCACATGAAACTCGCAAAGTTCATAGCTTTGGAACCAACTCCATCAcacttcattattattttttattgcaaaaatacaaaatatatccTTCAGACAATATAAGGAAAACCAAAACATCATGTTGTTTTCCCAGTctaatatttttgtgtttgcaaaaataattttagttcaaATTAAGTTGAAAGTGAGGTGAATTgggtttaaattgattttttattttaaaaacaaatttacagtataacttaatataattttttaatctaatgcAAAAActacttaatattattttaacttttaaaattaattttggactattatcatttaattttttcagcataaaatcaaatatatataaagtttacataaagttgttttaatttatatttgttctttttttattattatagaaaatcaaactaaaaatcaaacacATGCAGGTTTCGTAGAATCGTCCATCACGGTGTGTCAACAAGTCTACATAAGATAGAGACAAATTTCATTACCTTTTATGGCGTGCGAATGAATTTAGATAGACACACCATTTGACAGAAAACGTATATCCATAGTCATGGCATGAGTggcaaaggaaaagaagaaaaatagtagTAGCAGCAATCATGGCATTTATCTACGGCATGGGAATTAATACCAATGGAAACGCCAAGCTAGGAATTCTGCACTGCCTTACCCAAGTTGACCATAAAAGTCActattattttctatatatgaattatttttcattttaaatattttattaatatttttaaaattaaatcataaatcttattatatttatatttttttctttctttagttAGATGTATAATAACGTTTGAGGtgttttatcatatattttcttaacTGAGTTTAATAGTGATATACTAAGTAtcacttttaaagtaattatcttaaaaaaaataataaatttattatgtatattgaattgtgattagatgataatgtaaattttttttatcatattaatgtataattcattttatcaaataataatatgtCATATATCATTCGGCATGTTAATTAACTCATACAATATTATTGGAGGGATGTAATTTAATTGATCAAGGATGTAATTCAATTGAT
The Glycine max cultivar Williams 82 chromosome 16, Glycine_max_v4.0, whole genome shotgun sequence genome window above contains:
- the LOC100817088 gene encoding uncharacterized protein isoform X2, producing MDGLQLLFPPPLNRLKIDQCKGPRVPLPPYAYSAKSCTKKGFTGSNVHRRCQNKIANRVSKLNELPDNSCSQSSLVSGPGLFPGSSAALNSSDKYTSHSKEDDKSLKKNSRKRARKKVKQSKKKSSDSGSPEREVLTEEYVSVSLTSETCSSNDVDKEDVGEFSTSDDRLIKSDCERNCNINIMEAPNSCNSYLNQGMSKATEPIVQSSARECATFEPKNQLQDEGPDFEVIDRGIKDIQHMEPCCFNDVHDSLVLDSVSGGFRSDESINANDTGKPSNKANCTITSDSGDGYSLGQNLTNGIHNNCEHNEGIWHGGQNCISNDKRVKQKRTMSKSSDLNKFGGAGILHGRKGKENSHSVWQKVQKNSSDDGSGDLKKVNTTSSQFASTLEKDPSVIKECNSVSVNGVSKTEDKKHLKNKIGRKSKAKVESGAKTGLDNYSWKSFQFNGSLSNDHGKASFQQNDMLHISSQEIDQQGLNTVSGFSDINCLMDGVQTNGVEQVTSEIGHSAEFHLEESGPQKSASNIIAKTNNENIDSQDSSFIMPGEYINQSNMSEELSPDSCNLEGDEVGQNEKEVSSADYNAQNHSSGTTLWKWIPVGKKDRGLEKSESNSAPPENSDASSRNNSNSESSVEPEVASSENPDSLNASRACNGQIYDKVSCLDEGENHKMGSQVARTLTEHRDKHEAANHMFYECENQDMLENYSYRIAQAVNDACKAQLACEAVHMATGGPVAEFERLLHFCSPVICKSLSSHSCSACSHNHGGGASLCRHEIPDLSLGCLWQWYEKHGSYGLEIRAQGHENPKRQGGVADFPFRAYFVPSLSAVQLFKNHENLCVNNGDRLPNSEVSEACEMVDISANSSTASQHSIFSVLFPQPRNQDKSSQTPKETASINNASIPSINSTCSGDLELLFEYFEFEQPQQRQPLYEKIQELVRGHIPIESSTYGDPTKLDSINLRDLHPRSWFSVAWYPIYRIPDGNFRASFLTYHSLGHLVRRRTSDLSTVGSCIVSPTVGLQSYNAQGECWFQLKHSAPAAEMVNLEPSLLLKERLRTLEETASLMARAVVNKGNLTCTNRHPDYEFFLSRRRY
- the LOC100817088 gene encoding uncharacterized protein isoform X1, with the translated sequence MARKMHCAPQEIGNDSPKVSEARKDSISTVYQQQNKLTSLEDCQESSLLKINTDSRCAILPIFSFEPDGTWRIVALPVQCQNHINLASGVNMDGLQLLFPPPLNRLKIDQCKGPRVPLPPYAYSAKSCTKKGFTGSNVHRRCQNKIANRVSKLNELPDNSCSQSSLVSGPGLFPGSSAALNSSDKYTSHSKEDDKSLKKNSRKRARKKVKQSKKKSSDSGSPEREVLTEEYVSVSLTSETCSSNDVDKEDVGEFSTSDDRLIKSDCERNCNINIMEAPNSCNSYLNQGMSKATEPIVQSSARECATFEPKNQLQDEGPDFEVIDRGIKDIQHMEPCCFNDVHDSLVLDSVSGGFRSDESINANDTGKPSNKANCTITSDSGDGYSLGQNLTNGIHNNCEHNEGIWHGGQNCISNDKRVKQKRTMSKSSDLNKFGGAGILHGRKGKENSHSVWQKVQKNSSDDGSGDLKKVNTTSSQFASTLEKDPSVIKECNSVSVNGVSKTEDKKHLKNKIGRKSKAKVESGAKTGLDNYSWKSFQFNGSLSNDHGKASFQQNDMLHISSQEIDQQGLNTVSGFSDINCLMDGVQTNGVEQVTSEIGHSAEFHLEESGPQKSASNIIAKTNNENIDSQDSSFIMPGEYINQSNMSEELSPDSCNLEGDEVGQNEKEVSSADYNAQNHSSGTTLWKWIPVGKKDRGLEKSESNSAPPENSDASSRNNSNSESSVEPEVASSENPDSLNASRACNGQIYDKVSCLDEGENHKMGSQVARTLTEHRDKHEAANHMFYECENQDMLENYSYRIAQAVNDACKAQLACEAVHMATGGPVAEFERLLHFCSPVICKSLSSHSCSACSHNHGGGASLCRHEIPDLSLGCLWQWYEKHGSYGLEIRAQGHENPKRQGGVADFPFRAYFVPSLSAVQLFKNHENLCVNNGDRLPNSEVSEACEMVDISANSSTASQHSIFSVLFPQPRNQDKSSQTPKETASINNASIPSINSTCSGDLELLFEYFEFEQPQQRQPLYEKIQELVRGHIPIESSTYGDPTKLDSINLRDLHPRSWFSVAWYPIYRIPDGNFRASFLTYHSLGHLVRRRTSDLSTVGSCIVSPTVGLQSYNAQGECWFQLKHSAPAAEMVNLEPSLLLKERLRTLEETASLMARAVVNKGNLTCTNRHPDYEFFLSRRRY